The following are from one region of the Falsirhodobacter halotolerans genome:
- a CDS encoding Bug family tripartite tricarboxylate transporter substrate binding protein, translated as MDRRGFLMTTGAVGLMAGIPHLAWGQEMDSLELFVPAAPGGGWDQTARVMDQVLRQDGLIGSSRITNVGGAGGTIGLPQFINQYAGEGNALMVGGMVMVGAIISNNAPVTLDMVTPIARLTGEYLAVVVPAASEVQSLDDLVAMMKADAGSVSWAGGSAGGSDHMLAGLIAQAAGVDPVAISYVAFAGGGEALAALLGNQVTCGVSGWGEFSEQVAAGALRVIALSAPERVPGIDAPTIREQGLDVELLNWRGVFGPPDISDDDRAALIDLVTKMDASTPWQEALAARSWDRLFLTGDEFSEYLTADTARIRNVLVGLGLAQG; from the coding sequence ATGGACCGCAGGGGTTTCTTGATGACGACGGGGGCCGTCGGCCTGATGGCGGGGATTCCCCATCTGGCTTGGGGGCAGGAGATGGACTCGCTGGAGCTGTTCGTTCCGGCGGCACCGGGCGGCGGCTGGGATCAGACCGCGCGGGTGATGGATCAGGTTCTGCGCCAGGATGGGCTGATCGGATCGTCGCGCATCACCAATGTGGGCGGCGCGGGCGGCACGATCGGCCTGCCGCAGTTCATCAATCAGTATGCGGGCGAAGGCAACGCGCTGATGGTGGGCGGCATGGTGATGGTGGGGGCCATCATTTCGAACAACGCGCCGGTGACGCTGGACATGGTGACGCCCATCGCGCGTCTGACCGGGGAATATCTGGCGGTGGTCGTCCCCGCCGCGTCCGAGGTGCAGTCGCTCGATGATCTGGTGGCGATGATGAAGGCCGATGCCGGGTCGGTCTCCTGGGCCGGGGGCAGCGCGGGCGGCAGCGATCACATGCTGGCAGGCCTGATCGCGCAGGCCGCGGGGGTGGATCCCGTGGCGATCAGCTATGTCGCGTTCGCGGGCGGAGGCGAGGCGCTGGCGGCTCTTCTGGGCAATCAGGTCACCTGCGGCGTGTCCGGGTGGGGCGAGTTTTCCGAACAGGTGGCGGCGGGCGCCTTGCGCGTGATCGCCCTTTCCGCACCGGAGCGGGTGCCGGGCATCGACGCGCCCACCATCCGCGAACAGGGGCTGGATGTCGAACTGCTGAACTGGCGCGGCGTCTTCGGCCCGCCTGACATCAGCGATGACGACCGCGCGGCGCTGATCGACCTTGTCACGAAGATGGACGCCTCCACCCCTTGGCAGGAAGCCTTGGCCGCCCGATCCTGGGATCGCCTGTTCCTGACGGGGGATGAATTTTCCGAGTATCTGACGGCGGATACGGCGCGCATCCGCAACGTTCTGGTCGGCCTCGGTCTGGCACAGGGGTAA
- a CDS encoding tripartite tricarboxylate transporter TctB family protein, whose product MLRARLGPVVVALVVLVTGIGVVWATTLINVSPAYARIGPNVFPRIVGGALAVFGLLLLITAINGRWQCEATDPDEPRPDLGPLLWVGGGLVLNLLLIKAIGFILSSTLMYVCIAKGFGARRWWLAALIGFALALLAYYGFARLLGLRMGGGLIEDLI is encoded by the coding sequence GTGCTTCGCGCCCGGCTTGGCCCCGTCGTCGTCGCGCTGGTGGTGCTTGTCACGGGGATCGGCGTGGTCTGGGCGACCACGCTGATCAACGTCTCGCCCGCCTATGCCCGCATTGGCCCGAACGTGTTTCCGCGCATCGTCGGGGGGGCCTTGGCCGTGTTCGGCCTGTTGCTGCTGATCACCGCCATCAACGGCCGGTGGCAGTGCGAGGCGACCGACCCGGACGAGCCGCGCCCCGATCTCGGCCCGCTTTTGTGGGTGGGCGGGGGGCTGGTGCTGAACCTGCTGCTGATCAAGGCGATCGGGTTCATCCTGTCCTCCACGCTCATGTATGTTTGCATCGCCAAGGGGTTCGGTGCGCGGCGGTGGTGGCTGGCGGCCCTGATCGGGTTCGCGCTGGCGCTTCTGGCCTATTACGGATTCGCCCGCCTGCTGGGTCTGCGCATGGGCGGCGGATTGATCGAGGATCTGATCTGA
- a CDS encoding tripartite tricarboxylate transporter permease has protein sequence MDGFVSLAHGFSVALTAMNLLWSVVGVTLGTAIGVLPGLGPALTIALLLPITFQVEPAAAFILFASIYFGAMFGGSTTSILINTPGESATIVTALEGHKMAKAGRGGPALATAAIGSFVAGTIGVVGITLLAPVIVRLALSFAPADYFALMVLAFVTVSAVLGTSVLRGLSALAVGLLIGLVGVDLQTGQARFTFGQMSLLDGIDVVIVCVGLFAVGETLHLAARYRRGQDEIVPIKGSLWMTASDWARSWKAWLRGAAIGFPIGAMPAGGAEIPTFLSYFIEKRLSKKPEEFGKGAIEGVAGPEAANNASAAGVFVPLLTLGLPTSATAAIMLSAFQSYGINPGPQLLSSQPDLVWGLIASLYIGNVMLLILNLPLVGLWVQILKIPAPYLYAGILVFATIGTYGISRSVFDLGLLYGIGLMGFFMRRYDFPTSPVIIGMILGPFAEQQFRRAMTISQGDLSVFYTRPIAGTILAIAALAILVPIGLEVAKAVRAARARPKRTG, from the coding sequence ATGGACGGTTTCGTGTCACTTGCCCACGGGTTTTCGGTCGCGCTGACGGCGATGAACCTTCTGTGGTCGGTCGTCGGGGTCACGCTGGGCACCGCGATCGGTGTGCTGCCGGGATTGGGACCGGCGTTGACCATCGCCCTTCTGCTGCCCATCACCTTTCAAGTGGAACCGGCAGCGGCGTTCATCCTGTTCGCCAGCATCTATTTCGGGGCGATGTTCGGCGGATCGACAACCTCGATCCTGATCAACACCCCCGGGGAAAGCGCAACCATCGTCACCGCGCTGGAGGGGCACAAGATGGCTAAGGCGGGACGTGGCGGCCCCGCGCTGGCGACGGCGGCCATCGGGTCGTTCGTCGCAGGCACCATCGGCGTCGTGGGCATCACGCTTCTGGCGCCGGTCATCGTGCGGCTGGCGCTGTCCTTCGCGCCGGCGGATTATTTCGCGCTGATGGTTCTGGCCTTCGTCACGGTGTCCGCCGTCCTTGGCACTTCCGTGCTGCGGGGACTGTCGGCGCTGGCGGTCGGTCTGCTGATCGGCCTGGTGGGGGTGGACCTTCAGACGGGGCAGGCGCGGTTCACCTTCGGGCAGATGTCGCTTCTGGATGGAATCGACGTGGTCATCGTCTGCGTGGGCCTGTTCGCGGTGGGCGAGACGCTGCATCTGGCCGCCCGCTATCGGCGGGGGCAGGATGAGATCGTGCCCATCAAGGGGTCGCTGTGGATGACCGCGTCGGACTGGGCACGGTCGTGGAAGGCGTGGCTGCGTGGGGCCGCCATCGGGTTTCCCATCGGGGCGATGCCGGCGGGCGGGGCGGAGATTCCGACCTTCCTGTCCTATTTCATCGAAAAGCGCCTGTCGAAAAAACCCGAGGAGTTCGGCAAGGGCGCGATCGAGGGCGTGGCCGGGCCGGAGGCGGCGAACAACGCCTCGGCCGCGGGAGTGTTCGTGCCGCTGCTGACGCTGGGCCTGCCCACCTCGGCCACGGCGGCGATCATGCTGTCGGCATTCCAAAGCTATGGCATCAATCCCGGTCCGCAACTTCTGTCGTCCCAGCCCGATCTGGTCTGGGGTCTGATCGCCAGCCTTTATATCGGCAACGTGATGCTGCTGATTCTGAACCTGCCGCTGGTGGGCCTTTGGGTGCAGATCCTTAAAATCCCCGCCCCCTATCTTTATGCGGGCATTCTGGTGTTCGCGACCATCGGCACCTATGGCATCAGCCGGTCGGTCTTCGATCTGGGATTGCTTTACGGCATCGGGCTGATGGGGTTCTTCATGCGACGCTATGATTTCCCGACCAGCCCGGTAATCATCGGCATGATCCTGGGGCCGTTCGCGGAACAGCAATTCCGCCGCGCCATGACCATCAGCCAAGGGGATCTTTCCGTTTTCTACACCCGCCCGATCGCCGGAACGATCCTGGCCATCGCCGCCCTGGCCATTCTTGTTCCCATCGGGCTGGAGGTTGCGAAAGCCGTCCGTGCCGCGCGGGCGCGGCCGAAAAGGACAGGGTGA
- a CDS encoding TRAP transporter small permease subunit gives MGAMLMLSRAIDALNTFIGKAASWLILVAVLISAVNAVMRKLFSISSNAWLESQWYLFSAVFLLAAAYTLLNNQHVKVDLVYSALSRRAQLWIEVLGTIFFLFPFCVITIWLSLPIVAAKIASGEVSNNTGGLIQWPVWILIPIGFALLALQGVSELIKRIAILKGDIPDPVLEADAEAARL, from the coding sequence ATGGGCGCAATGCTCATGCTGTCACGTGCGATTGACGCGCTCAACACGTTCATCGGCAAAGCGGCCTCGTGGCTTATTCTTGTCGCGGTGCTGATCAGCGCGGTCAACGCGGTGATGCGAAAGCTGTTTTCCATCAGTTCCAACGCATGGCTGGAATCGCAATGGTATCTGTTTTCCGCGGTCTTTCTTCTGGCGGCGGCTTATACCCTTTTGAACAACCAGCATGTGAAGGTCGATCTCGTCTATTCCGCGCTGTCGCGGCGCGCGCAATTGTGGATCGAGGTTCTGGGCACGATCTTCTTCCTATTCCCCTTCTGCGTGATCACCATCTGGCTGTCCCTGCCGATCGTTGCCGCTAAAATCGCCTCGGGCGAGGTGTCGAACAACACCGGCGGCCTGATCCAGTGGCCGGTCTGGATCCTGATTCCCATCGGATTTGCGCTGTTGGCGCTTCAGGGGGTTTCGGAATTGATCAAGCGCATCGCCATCCTGAAAGGGGACATCCCCGATCCGGTGCTTGAGGCGGATGCCGAAGCGGCCAGATTGTAA
- a CDS encoding TRAP transporter large permease codes for MYEFFAENLAPIMFASLIVVLLIGYPVAFALAFVGFVFGFIGIEMGLLPINLFQAIPDRIFGQMSNETLLAIPFFTFMGLILERSGMAEALLDTIGQLFGTVRGGLAYAVVFVGAILAATTGVVAASVISMGLISLPIMLRYGYDRRVAAGAIAASGTLAQIIPPSLVLIILADQLGRSVGDMYKGALVPALMLVAAYAAYIAVVSFVSPAKVPALPPEARTLHGWRLAGRVLTALVPPLVLIFLVLGTIFYGIATPTEGGAMGAVGALVLAAMNRKLNMDLLRQSLYSTARLSAFVLFILLGARVFSLTFYGVDGHVWVEHLMTSIPGGVVGFLIVANLLVFFLAFFLDYFELAFIIVPLLAPVAHVLGIDLIWFGVMLAMNMQTSFMHPPFGFSLYFLRSVAPTRAYRDRITGATIQPVTSGQIYMGAVPFLVIQLVMVTTVIVFPDLVMHYKSGAVEFDPATIQLNVPMPGMEAPFGATPAPSFGGAATPAPTFAPPPPPSFGAPQP; via the coding sequence ATGTACGAATTCTTTGCGGAAAACCTCGCCCCGATCATGTTCGCATCGCTGATCGTGGTGCTGTTGATCGGATATCCCGTGGCCTTCGCGTTGGCCTTTGTCGGCTTTGTCTTCGGCTTCATCGGGATTGAGATGGGGCTGTTGCCAATCAACCTGTTCCAGGCGATCCCCGACCGGATCTTCGGGCAGATGTCGAACGAGACATTGCTGGCCATCCCCTTCTTCACCTTCATGGGCCTGATCCTGGAACGATCCGGCATGGCCGAGGCGCTTCTGGACACGATCGGCCAGTTGTTCGGCACGGTGCGGGGCGGTCTTGCCTATGCCGTGGTGTTCGTGGGGGCGATTCTGGCGGCGACAACGGGGGTTGTCGCGGCGTCGGTCATATCCATGGGGTTGATCTCGTTGCCGATCATGCTGCGCTATGGCTATGACCGCCGGGTGGCGGCGGGCGCGATTGCGGCGTCCGGCACGCTGGCGCAGATCATCCCGCCCAGTCTGGTGCTGATCATTCTGGCCGACCAGCTGGGCCGGTCGGTGGGGGATATGTACAAGGGCGCGCTGGTGCCCGCGCTTATGCTCGTGGCGGCCTATGCCGCCTATATCGCCGTGGTGTCCTTCGTCAGCCCCGCCAAGGTTCCGGCCCTGCCGCCCGAGGCGCGGACGCTGCACGGCTGGCGGCTGGCGGGGCGCGTGCTGACCGCGCTGGTGCCGCCGCTGGTCCTGATCTTTCTGGTTCTGGGCACGATCTTCTATGGCATCGCCACCCCGACCGAGGGGGGCGCCATGGGGGCCGTCGGGGCGCTGGTGCTGGCGGCGATGAATCGCAAGCTGAACATGGACCTGTTGCGCCAGTCGCTTTATTCCACCGCGCGGCTGTCGGCCTTCGTGCTGTTCATCCTCCTGGGGGCGCGGGTCTTCTCGCTGACTTTCTACGGCGTGGACGGGCATGTGTGGGTCGAACATCTGATGACCTCGATCCCCGGCGGGGTGGTGGGATTTCTGATCGTGGCGAACCTGCTGGTCTTCTTTCTTGCGTTCTTTCTGGATTATTTCGAACTGGCCTTCATCATCGTGCCGCTTCTGGCGCCGGTGGCCCATGTGCTGGGGATCGACCTGATCTGGTTCGGGGTGATGCTGGCGATGAACATGCAGACCTCGTTCATGCATCCGCCCTTCGGCTTCTCGCTCTATTTCCTGCGCTCGGTCGCGCCGACGCGCGCTTACCGCGACCGGATCACGGGGGCGACGATCCAGCCCGTGACCTCGGGCCAGATCTATATGGGGGCGGTGCCGTTTCTGGTGATCCAGCTGGTCATGGTCACCACCGTCATCGTTTTTCCCGATCTGGTCATGCATTACAAATCCGGCGCGGTGGAGTTCGATCCGGCCACCATTCAGTTGAACGTGCCGATGCCGGGGATGGAGGCGCCCTTCGGCGCCACCCCCGCGCCCAGCTTCGGCGGGGCGGCCACACCGGCCCCCACCTTCGCACCACCACCCCCGCCGTCCTTCGGCGCACCGCAACCATGA
- a CDS encoding TRAP transporter substrate-binding protein: MDRRKFLSRSAVAGVAAAGLASPAVAQSGAPQVRWRLTSGFPNNLDTIYGGAVVMADALRAMTGGRFDIQVFQAGELVPGPQAIDAVQANTVEIAHTCGYYFTGKNPTFAIGSALPFGLNSRLQNAWLYHGGGNEAYDEFLSAYDIIGKPGGGTGAQMGGWYRKEINSLADLRGVKMRIAGVAGEVMSRLGVVPQQLPGGDIYPALERGTIDAAEWVGPYDDERLGFYQIAPYYYYPAFWEGGLTIHFYINRQAHEALPEEYKAALDTACKAANINMQALYDVKNKDAIRSLVGKGAQLRPLPADVMQAAYKATFELYAEYGERFPEWAAIYPGWKTFRDQGFEWFRVAEYSYDNYVFGAQAAGQ; the protein is encoded by the coding sequence ATCGACCGCCGTAAATTCCTGTCGCGCAGCGCCGTCGCGGGCGTGGCCGCCGCAGGCCTTGCCAGCCCCGCCGTCGCGCAATCGGGTGCCCCGCAGGTGCGCTGGCGTCTGACCTCGGGCTTTCCCAACAACCTCGACACCATCTATGGCGGGGCGGTGGTCATGGCGGACGCGCTGCGCGCCATGACGGGGGGCCGGTTCGACATCCAAGTGTTCCAGGCGGGCGAACTGGTGCCCGGCCCGCAGGCCATCGACGCCGTGCAGGCCAACACGGTGGAGATCGCGCATACCTGCGGCTATTACTTCACCGGCAAGAACCCCACCTTCGCCATCGGCTCCGCGCTGCCCTTCGGCCTGAATTCCCGCTTGCAGAACGCGTGGCTGTATCACGGCGGCGGGAACGAGGCGTATGACGAGTTCCTGTCGGCCTATGACATCATCGGCAAGCCCGGTGGTGGGACGGGCGCGCAGATGGGCGGATGGTATCGCAAGGAGATCAACAGCCTGGCCGACCTGCGCGGGGTGAAGATGCGGATTGCCGGCGTGGCGGGCGAGGTGATGTCCCGTCTGGGCGTCGTGCCGCAGCAGCTTCCGGGGGGCGACATCTATCCCGCGCTGGAACGCGGCACGATCGACGCGGCGGAATGGGTCGGCCCTTATGACGATGAACGGTTGGGGTTCTATCAGATTGCGCCCTATTACTATTACCCGGCGTTCTGGGAAGGCGGGCTGACCATCCACTTCTATATCAACCGTCAGGCGCATGAGGCCTTGCCCGAGGAATACAAGGCCGCGCTCGACACCGCCTGCAAGGCCGCGAACATCAACATGCAAGCCCTGTATGACGTGAAGAACAAGGATGCGATCCGGTCGCTGGTCGGCAAGGGGGCGCAGCTTCGCCCCTTGCCCGCTGACGTGATGCAGGCCGCCTACAAGGCGACGTTCGAGCTTTATGCCGAATATGGCGAACGTTTCCCCGAATGGGCGGCGATCTATCCCGGTTGGAAGACCTTCCGCGACCAGGGGTTCGAATGGTTCCGCGTGGCCGAATACAGTTATGACAACTATGTCTTCGGGGCGCAGGCCGCGGGGCAATAG
- a CDS encoding ABC transporter ATP-binding protein has product MTLFSLTDLTVDVPGRRLLHGLTLEVPKGKLVALIGHNGSGKSTLLKTLARQMPTSGGAVRLDGRDLGAWSARAIARRLAFLPQATPPADGMTVAELVALGRYPWHGALGRFTPDDHAAVARALSECGVAGLADRLVDTLSGGERQRAWLAMMVAQGAEALLLDEPISALDVSHAVEVMTLVRAMCHDQGRSAVVVLHEVNMAARYCDHVIALRDGAVVMQGTPADLMRPDTLRHVYGLPMTVLTRPNGPPVAVPA; this is encoded by the coding sequence ATGACGCTGTTTTCCCTGACCGATCTGACCGTGGATGTGCCCGGCCGGCGCCTCCTGCACGGGCTCACGCTGGAGGTGCCGAAGGGCAAGCTGGTCGCGCTGATCGGGCATAATGGGTCGGGAAAATCGACCCTGCTGAAGACGCTGGCGCGGCAGATGCCCACCTCGGGCGGGGCGGTGCGGCTGGATGGGCGCGATCTGGGGGCGTGGTCCGCCCGGGCGATCGCCCGCCGTCTGGCCTTTCTGCCGCAGGCGACCCCGCCCGCCGACGGGATGACCGTGGCGGAACTGGTAGCACTTGGGCGCTACCCTTGGCACGGCGCGCTTGGCCGGTTCACCCCCGACGATCACGCGGCGGTGGCGCGCGCCCTGTCCGAATGCGGGGTGGCGGGGCTGGCCGATCGCCTTGTGGACACCCTGTCGGGGGGCGAACGGCAGCGGGCATGGCTGGCGATGATGGTCGCGCAAGGGGCCGAGGCGCTGCTGCTGGACGAGCCGATTTCGGCGCTGGATGTCAGCCATGCGGTGGAGGTGATGACATTGGTCCGCGCCATGTGCCACGATCAGGGGCGCAGCGCCGTGGTCGTGTTGCATGAGGTGAACATGGCCGCCCGCTATTGCGACCATGTCATCGCCCTGCGCGACGGGGCCGTGGTGATGCAGGGCACGCCCGCCGACCTGATGCGCCCGGACACCCTGCGCCATGTCTATGGCCTGCCGATGACGGTTCTGACGCGACCGAACGGACCGCCGGTTGCCGTGCCCGCGTGA
- the fhuB gene encoding Fe(3+)-hydroxamate ABC transporter permease FhuB: protein MIRSAAIGGAMTLAAGLWLLAAIPLAGGHWPPFPFDPATMTLDQIRLAFGLMPRGVMALIAGAMLGLSGAVLQVVLRNPVADPTTLGIQSGAQVALVFGTIAAPGLMDYGRWPLAYGGAALAAALVMGIGARRAFAPVTMVIAGMLVGMTCSAIATAVTLSQGEYLLSLVIWNGGSLVQQDWSGVRTLLAILIVGAAVAAALARPLRVLSLGVQGAQGLGLNVRLIRFLAVMVAVVMAASVSAEVGLIAFVGLAGPAVARTLGIRGIGHLMIWSALSGAVLLSLSDGVVLMLAGRGAESFPTGALTGLIGGPLLIALLPRLRGSTPPGTEQAEGVIHRARRPLRRMLGMAAGIMLAGMVFLWVGRLPGGWAVLDRDSMAAFLPLRLPRLVAATAAGAALGLAGAILQRLTANPLASPEVLGVSGGAALGYAATVLALTTPGIVALSVGAMMGAAGALGVVALFTRRRQMPPERILLAGIAVSALASAVLATIMSVGDTRAFVILAWLSGSAASVTPLGAAALTGVVAVVAGAAVAARRWLAILPLGAGIADGVGVGTVQARLALILTAGVAIGGATILVGPLSFVGLMAPHMARRLGLMSPGAHLAGAALIGAGLMLAADFGARMAGFPYELPLGLFASLIGAPWLIGLMMRRVR from the coding sequence ATGATCCGCAGCGCGGCCATCGGCGGCGCCATGACGCTGGCGGCAGGCCTGTGGCTTCTGGCCGCCATCCCGCTTGCGGGGGGGCACTGGCCGCCCTTCCCCTTCGATCCGGCAACGATGACGCTGGATCAGATCCGGCTGGCCTTCGGGCTGATGCCGCGTGGGGTGATGGCGCTGATCGCGGGGGCGATGCTGGGCCTGTCGGGCGCGGTTCTTCAGGTCGTGCTGCGCAATCCGGTTGCCGATCCCACCACGCTGGGGATTCAGTCCGGCGCGCAGGTGGCATTGGTTTTCGGCACCATTGCGGCCCCCGGCCTGATGGATTACGGACGCTGGCCGCTGGCCTATGGCGGGGCGGCGCTGGCGGCGGCGCTGGTGATGGGCATCGGGGCACGACGCGCCTTCGCCCCCGTGACGATGGTGATCGCGGGGATGCTGGTGGGGATGACCTGCAGCGCCATCGCCACCGCCGTCACCCTGTCGCAGGGGGAATACCTGCTGTCGCTGGTCATCTGGAACGGCGGATCGCTGGTGCAGCAGGACTGGTCCGGGGTGCGCACGCTGCTTGCGATCCTGATCGTGGGGGCGGCGGTGGCGGCGGCCTTGGCCCGCCCGCTGCGCGTCCTGTCGCTGGGGGTGCAGGGGGCGCAGGGATTGGGGCTGAACGTCCGTCTGATCCGCTTCCTTGCGGTGATGGTGGCGGTGGTCATGGCGGCCTCCGTTTCGGCCGAAGTGGGGCTGATCGCGTTCGTGGGTCTGGCCGGACCGGCGGTGGCCCGCACCCTGGGGATACGCGGCATCGGCCATCTGATGATCTGGTCGGCGCTGAGCGGGGCGGTTCTTCTGTCGCTCAGCGATGGGGTGGTGCTGATGCTGGCCGGGCGTGGGGCCGAGAGTTTTCCGACCGGCGCGCTGACCGGGCTGATCGGCGGCCCCCTTCTGATCGCGCTGCTGCCACGCCTGCGGGGATCGACGCCGCCGGGCACCGAACAGGCCGAGGGTGTGATCCATCGCGCCCGCCGCCCCCTGCGGCGGATGCTGGGCATGGCGGCGGGGATCATGCTCGCGGGGATGGTGTTCCTGTGGGTCGGCCGTCTGCCGGGCGGTTGGGCGGTTCTGGACCGCGACAGCATGGCCGCCTTCCTGCCGTTGCGCCTGCCGCGCCTTGTGGCGGCCACGGCGGCGGGGGCGGCGCTTGGCCTTGCGGGCGCGATACTGCAGCGGTTGACCGCGAACCCCCTCGCCTCGCCCGAGGTTCTGGGCGTGTCGGGCGGGGCCGCGCTTGGCTATGCCGCGACGGTCCTAGCGCTGACCACCCCCGGCATCGTCGCGTTGTCCGTTGGGGCGATGATGGGGGCGGCGGGCGCTTTGGGGGTGGTCGCCCTGTTCACGCGCCGCCGGCAGATGCCGCCCGAACGCATCCTGCTGGCCGGGATCGCCGTATCGGCGCTGGCCTCGGCGGTGCTGGCGACGATCATGTCCGTCGGGGATACGCGGGCCTTCGTCATTCTGGCCTGGCTGTCGGGATCGGCGGCCTCGGTGACGCCGCTTGGCGCGGCGGCGCTGACGGGCGTCGTCGCCGTGGTGGCGGGGGCGGCGGTCGCGGCGCGGCGCTGGCTGGCCATCCTGCCCCTGGGCGCGGGCATCGCCGATGGGGTGGGTGTGGGCACCGTGCAGGCGCGGCTGGCCCTGATCCTGACGGCGGGGGTCGCCATCGGGGGGGCCACGATCCTTGTCGGCCCGCTCAGCTTTGTCGGCCTGATGGCGCCGCACATGGCACGCCGCCTGGGCCTGATGTCGCCCGGCGCGCATCTGGCCGGGGCCGCGCTGATCGGGGCGGGTCTGATGCTGGCGGCCGATTTCGGTGCCCGCATGGCCGGATTCCCCTATGAATTGCCGCTTGGCCTGTTCGCGTCGCTGATCGGCGCGCCCTGGCTGATCGGCCTGATGATGAGACGGGTGCGATGA
- a CDS encoding ABC transporter substrate-binding protein, producing the protein MLAASTSGALAGGRPRLAAIDWAMMETAIALGHMPVAGAELIRYRADVGQPAIPPDVVDLGLRGAPNFELLQLVRPDMILSSPYYTQFETRLRAIAPVLSLTFFAQGEPPLPRALAALSDLARDIGDVAAGARALSRTEARFDALSVELARFNDRPLALIDIGDARHMRAFGPDSLFGSTLARLHLTNARSQPTAFSFMAPVPIETLAKMPEARIIVIGPPPPAARRALRGSVLWHALPPVAEGRVHVLPPLNPFGAVPSALRFAEALVQALKRGPEEIA; encoded by the coding sequence ATGCTGGCGGCGTCCACCTCCGGGGCGCTTGCGGGCGGGCGCCCCCGGCTGGCGGCGATCGACTGGGCGATGATGGAAACCGCCATCGCCTTGGGCCACATGCCGGTGGCGGGGGCCGAACTCATCCGTTACCGCGCCGATGTGGGGCAGCCCGCCATTCCCCCCGATGTGGTGGACCTTGGCCTGCGCGGCGCGCCGAATTTCGAACTTTTGCAGCTTGTCCGCCCCGACATGATCCTGTCCTCCCCCTATTACACGCAGTTCGAAACGCGGCTGCGGGCGATTGCGCCCGTGTTGTCGCTGACATTCTTTGCCCAGGGCGAACCGCCTTTGCCGCGCGCGCTGGCCGCGTTGTCCGATCTGGCGCGCGACATCGGCGATGTTGCCGCCGGGGCGCGCGCCCTGTCCCGGACCGAGGCGCGGTTCGATGCCCTGAGCGTTGAACTGGCCCGTTTCAACGATCGGCCGCTGGCCCTGATCGACATCGGCGACGCGCGGCACATGCGGGCCTTCGGACCCGACAGCCTGTTCGGCAGCACCTTGGCGCGGCTTCACCTGACCAACGCGCGCAGCCAGCCGACGGCGTTCAGCTTCATGGCCCCCGTTCCGATTGAAACACTGGCCAAGATGCCCGAGGCGCGGATCATCGTCATCGGCCCCCCGCCCCCCGCCGCGCGTCGCGCCCTGCGGGGCAGCGTGCTGTGGCACGCCCTGCCGCCCGTGGCCGAGGGGCGCGTGCACGTTCTCCCCCCGCTCAACCCGTTCGGGGCCGTGCCCTCCGCCCTGCGGTTCGCCGAGGCGCTGGTGCAGGCCCTGAAGCGCGGACCCGAGGAGATCGCATGA